The bacterium DNA segment TATATAAACCCCTTGAGGGACTGGGTCTCCGTTCTCGTCCATTCCATCCCATATGAACCCTTCAGCGCTTCTTTTGACTGTTCTAACAAGCCTTTCAATTCTATCGTAAATAAGAACTTCTATATTTTTCGTTGTATTCCGTATATTTGAAAACTCAAAGCTCGTCACATCGTTGAAGCCGTCACCATTGGGGGTTATGGGATTTCTCGTTACGCGGCATTGAACTGG contains these protein-coding regions:
- a CDS encoding gliding motility-associated C-terminal domain-containing protein, with amino-acid sequence PVQCRVTRNPITPNGDGFNDVTSFEFSNIRNTTKNIEVLIYDRIERLVRTVKRSAEGFIWDGMDENGDPVPQGVYIYVVIVDGDAVCSGTISVAK